The DNA window CTAGTTTCAGTTGCTCGTCGGACATGCCGTCAGACTCTCATCTCTCGACGTGAGTTGCCCCTGCCCACGCCCGCACCGCAACCACCCAAAGCATGACCGGCCGCGCTATCCTGAGGAAGAATGATTGACGTGGCCACCACCTGGCAGCAAGCCTGCGCGGCACTCGCGGGGGGCGACTACGACACGGCCTTTTCCATCCTGGAAGGCGCCATGCACGAAGCCCGCAAACCCGAACGCGCCCGCCTCGCCCTGCACCTGGGCAGCGTGCACGCCCTGTACGGCGACTCGGCCCTCGCCGAGATCGGCGCGGCGCTGCGCGAGGCGCGCACCCTCGACCCGGCCGTGCGCGCCGACCCGCTGCACCTCGCGCTGATCGCGGAACTCGACGCCCGCACCCACGGCCCCGACGCGACCGCCCCCGCGCAGACCGTGCGGGACGCCCCCGATCCGCTCGCCCGCTTTCACGCCATGTGCGCCCTGGCCCTGGCCGGGAAACCGCAGGAGGCGCTGGACCTGCACATTCCCATCACGGACCTGCCCCCGCACCTGCGCTGGCGGCTGCGCTCCTGGGAGGCCGACGCGCACGAGCAACTCGGCCAGACCGCCGAGGCCGTCAACCTGTACGCCGAGGCCGCGCACCACGCCGACGGCCTGAACCGCGCCGTGATGCTGCAGGAACAGGCGGCGCTGCTGCTGCAAGAAGGCCAGTCGGACGCCGCGAACGCCGCGCTGAACCAGGCCCGCCCGCTGTACCCCACGCACCCCACGCCGGACGAACTGGAAGAAGTCAGCCTGAACCTCGCCACCTGGCATTACCTGCGCGCCCAGACCCTCCTGAACCTCGGGCAGCCCGACGCGGCGCACGACATGATCCGCGAGGCCGCCCGCCTGGAAGCGCAGTACGGCGACCCCAGTTACGGCGTGGCGCTGGTGCGCGGGCAGGTCCTGACCCACCTGGGCCAGCAGGAGCAGGCCATCACCGCCTTCGAGTCGGCGCTGGCCCTGGCGACCGAAGCCGACCGCCCCTACGCCAACCACGAACTGGGCGTGGCGCTGCTGGACCTCGACCGGCCCGTCGAGGCCCGCGAGAAACTTGAGGCAGTCCTGAACGAACCCGAGTACCCCTACCTGCCCGAGGTGCTGGCCGACGTGGCCGAATGCGACTACCGCCTGGGCCGGTTGCAGGAAGCGCAACTGGCCGCCGAGCAGGCCCTTGCGCAGGGAGCCGTGGTGCCTGCCAGTCTGGTGCTGGGCAGCGTCGCCCTGGATTACTTCCAGCTGGACGAGGCGCTCGAACACTACGGGCGCGTGATCCGCGAGGCCGCTCCCGCCAGCCGTGACTGGGTCGCCGCGCACCAGATGGCCACCGACGTGATGGCCCAGCAGGGCTTCCCGGACCCCGCCGCCGCGTACGCCCACGCCCAGCAGGCCCTGACCCACACCCCGGAAAGTGACGACTGGCACGGCACGCTGCTCGACCACATCCGCAAGGCCGAGGCGCTGATGGCCGAGAAGGGCGGCAGCGGCGGCCGCATGCTGAACTGACACGGACTCCGATTGAATGGCTGATAAAGCTGCTGGGTCCGAGCGGACTCGTAGAGCTGCGTAGCAGAGCGAGTAGGCGCAAAACAGACGGAACCCGCATCAGTCGGGTTCCGTCGCGTGGCAGGGCGCCGCTCGCCCCTAGGGTTACTTCACGTCGAAGACGGTGACGGTGCCGGGTTTGCCCAGCAGGCCGGAGCCGACCATCAACTGCCGTCCGTTCTGCGACCACGCCAGCAGACCGGTGGACGTGTTGAACTTCCCGGTGCGGGTCAGCAGGGCGCCGGTGGCGGTGTCGAACACCTGCAGGGCGTTCTGGCTGGCGTTGGTCAGCACGGCCAGCCGTTTGCCGTCCGGGCTGAAGCGCAGGGCGCGCACGCTGTCCGTGAAGGGCAGGGTCTTGAAGGCGCTGGTCGCGCCGGGCTTGAGCAGCGCCACGAAGCGGTCGTAGTTCTCGTTGAAGTACACGACGGCCAGTGTGCCGCCTGCACTCTGCTGGAATTCGGTCGCTTCGGCGTCGGCCGGGAGTTTGAAGGCCAGGGTCTGCTTGCCGGTCGCCACGTCGTAGCGGAACACGTTCCCCTCGTGCGGGATCACGTAGATGCCCTTGCCGTCCGGGCTGGGCAGCGCGTCGTGAATGTCCTCGACCTTCAGTTGCTTGGCCGTGACCTTGCGGATGACCTTGCCGGTGGTGGCGTTCATCAGGGCCATGCCGTAGTACCCGCTGACCACTGCGAAGGTCCCGTCGGGCGAGGCGTGCAGGGTGTCGTACTCGGCGTCCTCGTCGAGCTTGGCGACGTTCACGTTCACTCCGGCGCGGCGTACGGCCACGTCCAGGCCGCGCAGCGTCCAGATGTTGTTCCCCTGCCCCAGGTAGGTGTCCAGGCGGCCGGTGCCGCCGACCTTCAGTTCCTGCATGCTGTTCAGGTTCAGGAAGCGGCCCAGGCCCGCGTGCGGGACGTTGCCCACGAACGCGCCGGTCCAGGCGTTACTGGACGGCAGGACGCTCTCCTGCGTGGCGGGCGCTTCGAGGTCCTGCGGGTCCAGCAGGGCCACGCGGCTGCCCAGCGCCAGCAGTTGCCCGTCGGGTCCGGCGACCACCGGGCCGTCGGTGTCGAGCATGAACGGCTCGCCGGTGGCCTCGCCGGTCTGCGGGTCGATGCGCTGCGCCTCGCCGTAGAACACGGCCAGCAGGTCCGTGTCGTTCAGGAACAGCAGCGAGTCGTCCTGCGGGTCGAGGTCCTCGCCGCCTTCCACGCTGACGGCGTCCTGTCCGGCGCGCAGGATCAGGGCCTCGCTGCCGGTGCGTACGGCGACGGCCTGCCCGTCCGGGCTGAAGCTGGCGCCCAGCGCGTCGGGTTCCTCGTTCAGGGACGCCTCGGCCAGCACGGTGCCGTCGGCGAGGGTCACGAACTGCACGCGGTCCTCGAAGGTCAGTGCGGCGCGCGTACCGTCGGGCGAGACGGCCACCCCGTAGATGTCCCCGTCGCCCAGCACGTCGCCCCGTTGCCCGCTGGCCAGGGTCACGCGTTTCAGGGTGCCGTCGTCGAGGGTCAGCAGGTTGCCCTGCGCGTCGAAGGCCAGCGTGGCGTCGTATGCGGTCTTGCCGCTGCGGATCTCGCGGCCGGTCGCCACGTCCCAGACGGTCCAAGTCTCGCTGTTCATGGCGGCCACGCGCCGCCCGTCGGGACTGACGGTCAGGCCGTCGATCTCGCCTTGCAGGGTGTAGAACCCGATGACGGTCTTCAGGGTGCGGTCCAGGATCAGGATGCCGTTGTCGGCGTTCACGGCCACCCGTCCATCGGGCAGGAACGCGCCGAACTCACTGTCCGCGCCGGGCAGCGTGTACACCTGCGCGGGCGTAAGGGTCAGGGCGGAGGCAGCGGTGCTGAGACTCAGGGCGGCACTCAGGAACAGAGCAGTGATCTTCATGAGATGCACTGTAAACAACTTCACACCGCTGCCGCGCCACACATGCGTGTGAGGGGGCCGCGGTGTGAACCGGGTTCAGAAAGGGAAGGGGGGAAGCCCGGTAACGGGCCAGTCCGGTTCAGCCGTTCAGGGCGGCGTTCAGGGCGGCGTTCAGGGTGGCCGGGTCGGCCCTGCCGCCCGTGGCGCGCATGACCTGCCCGGTGAAGAAGCCCAGCAGCGCCGTGCGCCCGCCCCGGTAGGCGTCCACCTTGTCGGGGTTGGCGGCCATGACCTGCGCGATGGCGGCGGCCAGTTCGTCGGCGCTCAGGCCCCCGGCGAGATTCTCGCGTTCGATGATGGCGGCGGGCGCCTCGCCGGTCTGCGCGGCGCGGGCCAGCACTTCGCGTGCCACACGGGTCGTGACCTGACGCGCGGCCAGCATCGTGGCCAGCGGGCGCAGGTCGGCCGCCTGCACGCGCACCTCGGCGGCCCGCAGGCCCGGCGCGAGGTCGTTGGCGGTCCAGGAGGCCACCTGCGCGAAGGTGTCGTCCTGGGCGGCCCCGGTCAGGAAGGCCAGCAGCGCCGGGTCGCGCGCCAGGGTGCGGGCCTCGGCGTCCGAGACACCCAGGGTCAGCAGGCGGGTCACCTCGGCTTCCTGCCCGGGGCTCAGGGTGGCGGGCGCGGGGCTGGGCGCAGGGGCCGCAGCGGTGTTCGCGGCGTCCGGTTTCTGCTTCCCGGTCTGTTTCCCCTGCGGCCTGGGGGCCGCCCTCGTCTCTCCGGGAGTCTCGCGGCTCCAGGTGTCTTTCAGGGTGATGATCCGCCCGAACACCAGCGCGCCGGGGCGACTGTCGACCGGGTCGCGCCAGAAGTACCCCTGCCGCTCGAACTGGTAGCGGGTGTCGGCCGGGTCGCCCGTCACGCTGGCCTCCACGAACCCACGCGTGACGCGCAGGCTGTCGGGGTTCAGGAACCGCAGGAAGCCCGTCTCGGCCGGGCGGCCCTCCGGCGTGCCGGGGGTGTCCTCGTGGCCGGGCTGTTCCGGGTCGAAGTCCGGGTTCAGGTCCTCGTCCCCGTTGGCGCCCTCGGGATTCGGCACGCGGAACAGGCGGTCGTACAGGCGGAACTCGGCGGGCACGGCGGTCGCGGCGTCCACCCAGTGGATCACGCCGCCCGCGCGGGCGTCCTCGCCCAGCAGCGTGGCGTGCACGGCCGTAACCTGTCCGCTGCCGTCCGTCTCGAAGCGGTCGGCGCGGATGATCCCGGCGCCGCGCAGACGCACGGTGCCGCCCGGCGTCAGGCGCTTGAAGCCCTTCGGCGGCTCGGGGTTGAAGTCCTCACGCTCGATGAACAGGTCGCCGCTGAGGGTCACGGGCCGCGTGGCCTGCTCGGGCGGAACGCGCTGCCCGCCGGGCAGACCCACCAGTCCGTCCGGCGAGTCGCGGATCACGTCGTGCGGCCAGTACGGCAGGTCCAGCGTGCGCGCCGGCACGGGCTGCCCGTCCGGGCCGCTCAGGGTCACGCGCAGGGGGTCCGTGACGGCCATCACGCGCGGCGCGTGGTGGTTCAGGTCGTCGCGCACGGCGTTCTCGTACACGGCGAGGTCCACGGTGCGGTTGGTGCGGCTCACGCCGATCTGCGAGGCGAAGGCCCGCACGGCCTGCGGCGTCACGCCCAGGCGGCGCTGGGCGCGCAGGGTCGGCATGCGCGGGTCGTCCCAGCCGCTCACGTGGCCCTCGTTGACCAGCTGGCGCAACTTGCGTTTCGAGACGACCGTGTACTCCAGGCTGCGCCGACCGAACTCGTACTGGTGCGGGCGCGGGTTGAAGCCCAGCCGCTCCATCAGCCAGTCGTAGATGGCGCGGTTGTCCACGAACTCCAGGCTGCACATGGAGTGCGTCACGCCTTCCAGCGCGTCCTGAAGGGGATGCTGGAAGTCGTACATGGGGTAGATGCACCAGGCGTCCCCGGCGCGGTAGTGGTGGGCGCGCAGGATGCGGTACAGCACCGGGTCGCGCAGTTTCATGTTCGGGCTGGCCAGGTCGATCTTCGCGCGCAGCACGTGCGTGCCGTCCGGGAATTCCCCGGCGCGCATGCGGCGGAACAGGTCCAGGTTCTCGTCCGGCGTGCGGTCCCGGTAGGGGCTGGGCGTGCCGACCTCGTTCGCCGCGCCGCGCAGGCGGGCCATCTCGTCGCCGCTGACCGAGTCCACGTACGCGTCGCCCTGGCGGATCAGTTGCTTGGCGTACGCGTAGTACCGCTCGAAGTTATCGCTGGCGTAGTACAGGTGCTCGCCCCAGTCCCAGCCCAGCCAGCGCAGGTCGTCGATGATCGCGTCCGCGAACTCCTGCGATTCGCCCAGCGGGTTGGTGTCGTCCAGGCGCAGGTGGTAACGCCCGCCCAGTTGCGCGGCCGTCTGGAAATCCAGGAACGACGCGAAGGTGTGCCCCAGGTGCGCGTACCCGTTCGGTTCGGGCGGAAAGCGGGTCACGACCTGCGGGTACTTCCCGGCACTCAGGTCGCGCTCGATGATCTCGGTAATGAAGTTCGGGGCCACGCGCGGCGCGGATTCACCGGCGGTGGGGGAGGGGTCGGGGGCCGTCATGCCGCCCAGAATACCGGTGTTCACGCCCCGCCACCGTCATGCTGGGTGCCATGACCCCCGCTGGCCCCCACCCGACCCCCGAACCCGTGCGCGTGCGGCGCGTGACCGACCCCGCCGACCCGGCCCTGCACGCCTTCGGCGTCATTCAGGAGCGCAGTTACTACGCGCCGGAGATGCTGATCCCGCCCGAGATGTTCGGCATGCTGATCACCCGCCGCGACCCGCAGCGCGAGGACCGGCTGCTGGTCGCGCAGACCCGGGGCGGCGAGGTGCTGGGCGGCACGCTGATCTCCCACCTGCCGCTGCCGGGACCGCTGGGCGGCGCGGTGTTCAACTCGTTCATGGCGGTCACGCGGGCGG is part of the Deinococcus seoulensis genome and encodes:
- a CDS encoding tetratricopeptide repeat protein, whose translation is MIDVATTWQQACAALAGGDYDTAFSILEGAMHEARKPERARLALHLGSVHALYGDSALAEIGAALREARTLDPAVRADPLHLALIAELDARTHGPDATAPAQTVRDAPDPLARFHAMCALALAGKPQEALDLHIPITDLPPHLRWRLRSWEADAHEQLGQTAEAVNLYAEAAHHADGLNRAVMLQEQAALLLQEGQSDAANAALNQARPLYPTHPTPDELEEVSLNLATWHYLRAQTLLNLGQPDAAHDMIREAARLEAQYGDPSYGVALVRGQVLTHLGQQEQAITAFESALALATEADRPYANHELGVALLDLDRPVEAREKLEAVLNEPEYPYLPEVLADVAECDYRLGRLQEAQLAAEQALAQGAVVPASLVLGSVALDYFQLDEALEHYGRVIREAAPASRDWVAAHQMATDVMAQQGFPDPAAAYAHAQQALTHTPESDDWHGTLLDHIRKAEALMAEKGGSGGRMLN
- a CDS encoding WD40 repeat domain-containing protein, with product MKITALFLSAALSLSTAASALTLTPAQVYTLPGADSEFGAFLPDGRVAVNADNGILILDRTLKTVIGFYTLQGEIDGLTVSPDGRRVAAMNSETWTVWDVATGREIRSGKTAYDATLAFDAQGNLLTLDDGTLKRVTLASGQRGDVLGDGDIYGVAVSPDGTRAALTFEDRVQFVTLADGTVLAEASLNEEPDALGASFSPDGQAVAVRTGSEALILRAGQDAVSVEGGEDLDPQDDSLLFLNDTDLLAVFYGEAQRIDPQTGEATGEPFMLDTDGPVVAGPDGQLLALGSRVALLDPQDLEAPATQESVLPSSNAWTGAFVGNVPHAGLGRFLNLNSMQELKVGGTGRLDTYLGQGNNIWTLRGLDVAVRRAGVNVNVAKLDEDAEYDTLHASPDGTFAVVSGYYGMALMNATTGKVIRKVTAKQLKVEDIHDALPSPDGKGIYVIPHEGNVFRYDVATGKQTLAFKLPADAEATEFQQSAGGTLAVVYFNENYDRFVALLKPGATSAFKTLPFTDSVRALRFSPDGKRLAVLTNASQNALQVFDTATGALLTRTGKFNTSTGLLAWSQNGRQLMVGSGLLGKPGTVTVFDVK
- a CDS encoding glutamine--tRNA ligase/YqeY domain fusion protein; this encodes MTAPDPSPTAGESAPRVAPNFITEIIERDLSAGKYPQVVTRFPPEPNGYAHLGHTFASFLDFQTAAQLGGRYHLRLDDTNPLGESQEFADAIIDDLRWLGWDWGEHLYYASDNFERYYAYAKQLIRQGDAYVDSVSGDEMARLRGAANEVGTPSPYRDRTPDENLDLFRRMRAGEFPDGTHVLRAKIDLASPNMKLRDPVLYRILRAHHYRAGDAWCIYPMYDFQHPLQDALEGVTHSMCSLEFVDNRAIYDWLMERLGFNPRPHQYEFGRRSLEYTVVSKRKLRQLVNEGHVSGWDDPRMPTLRAQRRLGVTPQAVRAFASQIGVSRTNRTVDLAVYENAVRDDLNHHAPRVMAVTDPLRVTLSGPDGQPVPARTLDLPYWPHDVIRDSPDGLVGLPGGQRVPPEQATRPVTLSGDLFIEREDFNPEPPKGFKRLTPGGTVRLRGAGIIRADRFETDGSGQVTAVHATLLGEDARAGGVIHWVDAATAVPAEFRLYDRLFRVPNPEGANGDEDLNPDFDPEQPGHEDTPGTPEGRPAETGFLRFLNPDSLRVTRGFVEASVTGDPADTRYQFERQGYFWRDPVDSRPGALVFGRIITLKDTWSRETPGETRAAPRPQGKQTGKQKPDAANTAAAPAPSPAPATLSPGQEAEVTRLLTLGVSDAEARTLARDPALLAFLTGAAQDDTFAQVASWTANDLAPGLRAAEVRVQAADLRPLATMLAARQVTTRVAREVLARAAQTGEAPAAIIERENLAGGLSADELAAAIAQVMAANPDKVDAYRGGRTALLGFFTGQVMRATGGRADPATLNAALNAALNG